ttcatattttttccatgggttaagctgtgggggcattttgggtacttctaaccaacctaagtgagtatgCACTATATAGAAGAGTTTTAATGATGAAAAAGGGGACTTTTTGGGCgaagagaagacacgattgaagattggagaaaacaagggtttgggagagaagaaggtcttcatgaacggaagcgattgaagatcaactttcatcttaattcttgtaatgtatctattttataatttgttttctttgaacaatatgagtaattaaaccctaatgctagggggtgtccctgatttgactctttaatgattttgaattcctgagttcatcaatagatttgttttcttatttaatttagttgtacaaggtttttatgctttctttgtcggaccaacaagattgatttacggttaacaaccagctggacagcggttgttaaggtttttgtacgattagactatagtagatatcacctaggactagggataccctatagttaccggttaactcttgataacataaaggcttgatttcatcataattctctaaggacttaggatttaggattaatgttcaaaggttttcccgctaaggaattaggggaaaatatcctaaagggaTGGTAATTGAATactatgaacttgttgaggagatctaaatccaaggttattacaggaacaatcacacactttaccctagcataatactcatatttgtcaaaaagccaatttacttttctgcttattttaattattatttagtcacaatttgcaagcacaaccccaacattagtttttgtttaattgaaccactattgaaactcgatattaacgtgcagtccttgagatcgacattcggggaatttccctattattactacagaggcaaaatagtacacttgctattttaccaatCAAGCTCTGTCCCTCAGGAAAAATGGGAAGAGTCGTAGTCGAATGGATTTTGGATTTATGTCATCGCTTTTCAACATGTATGCGTACTGCAAAAACACATACATGTGCAGGTTGGGGTCCTTTATAGGGTTACCAGAGAACTGGTTCTGCTGCACGATTTGCAACAAAGAAGGTTTCAACTCAAAATTGTTTACCTCAATGGCAGGGGGATAATGCTCGAGTGTGGCTTGTCTTGAGATAGGATGGCGTAGTCCTTAAGAGGACGATTATCAATTGCAACCATATGAGTAAGTTGGGTGCGATATTGTTCGATTcggcatctcaaacaatgaaaatGCTCGATTTTTTCTATAGGTTGTTCTAGCTCGTCCTCGGAAGTGCAAGTACTTGGCATACAATGGAAGAAAAGGGTGGAAATAGCGAAAAGGTGCCTTAGTATATACAGCTTAGATTAAGAAGCACTTAAGATCACTTGTTAGAAATTCTGTCTGTAATTGtttcttgagtaaccaagttgtggttaggATTCTCAAGAAGTCAAAGTTTGTATtccttgagtaaccaagttgtggttaggATTCTCAAGAAGTCAAAGTTTGTATtccttgagtaaccaagttgtggttaagattctcaagaagacgttGGTTGTTGCCTTCGTGGATTGTTGTAATCagtttttgattagtggattaagtcctcgactgagagaggcgaaatcaccttggcgggtggactcgAGTAGTTGAGTTATaaagaaccaggataaaaatactgtgtcatttttatattgcaaaaagaaaccacttattcaacccccccccccctttctaagtgttttcataaccttcaattggcatcagagcgttctgggtgcaaacacttaaccgtgtcagaaaaagatcAAGAAGGAACATACTATGGCAAATGAATTAAACAACAATGGTTATTTAAGACCTCCTgtgtttgatggagaaaattttcaatattgaaaagatagactgtaaagtttctttctaggataCGATCTTGACCTATGAGAtgtcatattatattttattttatatattttaaaataaaataaatttaaaagaatTTGCGTTAAAGTCTCGATATCCAACTTAAAGTTACAAGAACTTAAATTCATCATTTTCATGGTGAACAAATAGAGTTCGTAAGTTCAAATTAGTGTTCTTTCATCTGATATATCTATATAACTATCAACTGAACTGCTTTAACGAAATCagaatttttataatatttttagatGCAAGATTTCGTGCTCTAGTGTGcatagttattattaaaaattagtttattaaattagagacataaaaaaactaacattattaaaatctaaaataaattaatttataaacgaATTTAaattaatagcataaaataaaaaatatataaaaatatcagAATCaaaatgttttaatattttttatttttaaatgcaaCATTGACGGCCAATTCATTGATTGAATACTTCGTGCTCGAAAAGCTCTTAATTaataaatgatgatgaatgaagagatagttaaataataaagggttaataccattttatcccctgccatataggtcttttctggttttgccccctgtaaaatttattttttgaaaaacaaccttgtcatttcaaaaagctaactttttagcccctaaggtcaaaatccgcaggaaaatccgaaagaaaatccgcaggaaacctgcagattttcctgcgaattttgactttaggggctaaaaagttagctttttgaaatgacaaggttgtttttcaaaaaaaaaaatttacaggggcaaaaccagaaaagacctatatggcaggggggtaaaatGGTAATAACTCAATAATAAAATAGAGGCGGCTAGGTTCTATAACTCGTGCTTAAAAACATTTGTCttgtaaattaaacaaaaatataattcatTGAAAGAAAACTATAATAACTAATTCGATCAACTTGTTCAAATAGCTTCTAAGACTTAACTTCCATCCTACTGAATATTCTAACATTTTCCTATTATATAATATAGGAATGAATGGATATTGTTTGGCTGCTAAAGTAGCTCCCAATTTTCTAAGGGAAATTCTCGACCATCCTTTTGAATTTGGAACTAATTTATCCCGAATGACGTGTTTATGTTGATATGTTTTgatttgatgaatttgatgatgaatttattgtttaattgattaaataaataattaatatgtgTAGTATGATGTGTTAAATGTTATGTGTGATGTTAAATTTACGGTGTGAAATATTTGGGCAtgttaaaatataattgaatatggTTTGAGATGGttaaaggttgaagaagatgattttAGAAGTGAGATTTTTGGGAAAATTCCATGTCGCAGCCGACTGGTCCCCTACTACAATCGATTGGTTTTCTGTTTCGAGTGAAAAATGTTAGACAGAATGTTCAAAACAATCGATTGGTCCCCCGAGACAATTTAGTGGTTCATCTGTTTTTGCCATAACTTGAGTCCCTGCAATTCTGATTGAAGCGCGGTTTGAAACTTTGAAAAGCTGACACGTAGGAGTACTTCATGGTAACGTCCTAAGAGGTTAAATGTGTACTTGAGAATATAAATGTAACATTTTACATATTGTGTAATGTTATGTGATAGTTAATGATGACGAAAGAACTTTTAATTGTTGTGATTGATTGAATTGACGAATACCTTATGAGAAGagatgttgatgttgatgatgagatGAGTATTGATgagtaattatatattttttaactattatGTTGAGTTTGTGATGATTGCCtcatgaagaagaaaaatatagAGTTTTATGCTGGGATATTTCGGTTCAGTGGAACCATTGATGTGGCCTTTTATGGCATTGAGTATTAATGCTGAGTCTTAGGTTTGAGAGAAATCGGTGACGAGTGTTGGAGTTAGAGGTTAAGACGAATATTGCATTTATTTGTGtagcattcatgcatcatatataTTTTGGAAGCATTCAGATGATTATTGTTCTCACTCGTGAGCTTTTAAGGAAATACTTGAGTATTGTTCATTGTTCTCACTCACGAGCTTTTAAgcagagttgagtattgttcttagttaaaacttttaagcaaaactaagtattgtttattggaAGTGTCATCTTCTGTTATTGTCACTGATTTGTGAGTGTTTTTATTATTGAGGTGATTGGTAGGAAGTGAGAGGGGAATCTCATATTTAGAGGTAGTGATTAGGCAAAAAGTTGTAAATTGAGATTGTTTAGGCTTTGAATTATTATCgtcatagtggatttccttcatgacttggtagcccctagagtaggtgacgttgcaccgaatttgattaataattaattgtattttttttacctTCTGCAATTTAATTCTGTATAGTTTCTATTTTGATAATAATGTTTTTTGTCAGCAGATAATGTCATAACATTTGTCTTGATATTGTGTTGATGTTGGAACATCATTCTTAACCGTGTATTGCACGTGACagaatttcaatttttattttaaactatttttttaatagaaattagcatataaatatattaaacatgaataataaataaataatgataacACTCTATTGACAATTTTAAACTTCAGCAAAAAAAAATTCCTGAAATGGGAGTTTAAGAAgacaaaaaaaagaatgaatcaaGTGACCAAAATCCGATTTTTTTTATAAGGAAtccaaatttaatatataaaagatAAAGAAGAGAAGGATCAAAGTTATATATTTAAGTACAAAACTAAAATCTAAACCAACCATGGATTAGCTATTGTTGCCATTAACAAATGATCTGCAAATTATTATAACCTGCACAAATAATTTAGTAATAGACAAGACACTACTGGTGGGGATGGATGAACATCATCCAACAgcaacatcattatcaaaaaaaaaaaaaaaagtaacactGTACTATGAGGTCGTGCAAAATttgctttttctttcttttcttttcttttttttattacttatatacatttcatattttcatcttcATAATTCAATAAacctaacaaaaaaaaaagttaaaaagaagAAGTGTAGTCTGCATAACTATAAAGTTCAGTAACACCAGAAGCCTCCCAAAGCCGTTGATTATAATCCTCCATCATCTCATCAGGCACAAAAGCTCTTCTACAAAGAGGACAACTTTTCTGATCAAGATCAATCCAACGGTCCACACAGTTTCGATGAAATATATGTATACAGTTTCTCAAACACCGGATCTCTTCTTCCGTAGAGAATTCCAACAGACAAACCGCGCAGGAACAGCCTTCTTCGATGCCGGCGAGGTCGCCGTACTTTGTCTCCGGTAAGAGGTCTCTGATTAGGGATGCTGAGACGGAGGGGGGTTTGGTAGGTTCATGCGTGAGAGAGGTTTCTGCGTTGGTGTGGGGCCAGATGGCGTCGGTTTCGAGGAATTCGAAGAGGCCGAGGAAGTGAAAGAGGTGGAAGACGAGGTTGCGGAGGAGGCCGAGGAGGGTTAGAGTGTGGAGTAATAGGTTTGGGAAGAGTACTTCGGCGTAACCTACTGGGAAGCCCATCGGAAAGTATGGAGTTGCAATGATAAGtgaaagggaaatgagtgtttaGAGAGAGAAGGTGGTGGAGAGAGAAAGTGTTTGTGTTTGAGAAGTGAGGGAAATGAAAGAGAAGGTTCGGTTTGGAGTATATAAATGCTTTCTTTTGGATTTTGTCGGAAATAATTTTAACTACTCTTTCCGTCTTGTTATGGGTGTTGGTATTGAAAAATATTGTTACACTAGTTGGGAAGAAAATATATAACAATACCATACATGAATAACATGATACATCTATTCTTAAACAAGGTAGagttttttctttatataaaTGAAAGAGTAGAATATCGATTTAGACTAAAGGATTAAAGAGCATGTGTTTGATGCGGGTGTTTTCGCTTTCTtgatttgttgttatttgttggtttttttttaaatatgttattCATCCTCATAAATATTTagtcatttttaattataatttctctaaaatttggtcttttaaaAATTTTGCATCCATATTTTTAAACGCTcttgttaatattttttaatagagtTGATATGACACTGATACGTAGCAATATCAGTGTGACAAAGATGTTGACATAGGTGTTATGTGGTATTTTGTGTctcattttatattatttatgtaaATTTAATTTCGCTAACATGAGCATCATACAAAAACTCAAAAATCATAGTTAATTTGTAGTTAATTCAAACACGTTGTTCTTGTGatctaaactttattttttttcatgatATTTTACAAGAAAATTTATCACATTATATGGATCcctcttaaaaaaattaatttttaactagagataaattaaatatgattttttttacaaGCCAGTTTTCTATAAAATGTAAACAAGGAAAACTTTGACATATGATTGAGTTTTAAGTTATTATTTTGCAGTGACTTATATCATAACATATATATAAAGTATCTgcaaatttttattatattctaagTAAGTCtcgatttattttaatttttttgatcaaaacacatgttttgatcgaaaaatcaaaataaattgaggtttatttgaaaagctATGAAACTTTGCATATTATTTCTATGTGTTATTATCTAATTCCTTAAAAAAGATTAGCTCAAAATTCAATCATATTTCAATGTTGCATTGTTTCCGTTTCATGGAAAAGCGGGCACTTAAAAAAATTCTTACTTAATTCACCTCAtgccaaaaaaaaatcaatttttgtgGGAGAGATCCTTATCATTTGATACATTAATGTGAAAAAATTAAAGTATGTCAGCCTTTTAACAATCAACTGGGTTAAATTTCCCATTTTGTCACTtgaaaaaaaacacatttatttgtttcgataaaaaaatcaaaataaattgagACTTATTGAAATTGTCATGAAAATTTGTAGATCCTTTTTAAGTGTTATGATATAAGTCCCTGCAAAATATTAGCTTAAAATTCAATCATAGGACCCAACATGCCAACTTTGAGGTTAACCGCCAATTTTTTGGATGTACACAGTTACCCAAGCATAAGGCCTAGAGGGGGCGAAGTCATCCAGACTAATAATTAGACCTTGTTACTCGACCATGCTCTAATTTCAATCATTACAATTTTCTGGAATGTACACAGACTCTCAAGCATGAGATCTGGAGGGGCAAAGCGCTTAAGAATGAAGTCATCCAGACTAATCAAACATTGTTGCTAATCAAATTGTGGATCTGAACCTTGCGACTCCCCGGGGTGTTATATGCGTGCAAATAGCGAGACCACTAAGGAGTTTATAACAAAGTCCTCAGCTATGGGCCTCGACACAAAGTCCTATATTGTTAATCTTTTAACATAAAATTCCACAATATTCTCAAGAAACATAAACCTCTTTGGTGCCACTGAGGTACATACTCTAATCCTCATTCCCTCCAAAAATAGCTTGGCACGAGATCGAAGTCGTTGTACCTCATTGTTCTCTCCCTCAGAACTTTCCTCTTGAATATCTCGACTATGCTCGGAGTGCTTTGTTCAGTCAGTGATGTCCTTCGCGAAGGCTCCAAGATCATATCTTCACCCATGAGGCTCTTAGGGGTGAAATGCTTAAAACCCAGGTCGGCTAATTCAAGGGAAATACGTGTCCCCATTAGACTCTTGTTTTTATGTGTTTCGAAAAATGACTTAACATCTCATGATTACTTTTTATTGGGACTTCTAACGCCCCTATTGTCATCATTGCACTCTACTACTAGGGTTTTTAGCCTTTTATCTAAAAGACCTTTCGTCGTGTACCCAAGGTCTTGCTTAAATAGTAGTTTTTCTCATTCCAGAATCCACTAATTTTTTCAGAAGCATAATTGACTCTCTCTTTCTCCATGCTTACAAGTTCTAAAATCCTTTTTCCTTAAGGCTTCCCTTCTTTCTTCTCCACCCAGTTTAAATGTTTTCTTTCCTGTCCTTTTTATACTTCACCTAATCGTTTTTTATGGTTTTGATTCGCGAGTGTGACGAAAGTGGGAGGGTGATTTCTCCTAAAAATGTCTTTAAGAGGCATGCACTATAGTAACAATGAGGGGAATTGTTTAAGAACGCTACATAAAAATGGATTTGGCATTTGAGAAAAATGAGTTGAGGTTTCACAATCTGAGTGTTTCTTTTAAAAGAGATTTACACTTAGTAATCTCATCATTATCTGAAACCTTTCAAAAGAAACTAGGTTTAAATGCATTGTTgacttttctatttttaatattctTGTTGGgacaagtcatttttttcaaaagaaactatgtTTAAATGCATTGTTGACTTTCCTATATGTAATAGTTTTGTTGAGACAAGTCAATTTAGAAATTACCCCGTAATTAAGGAGATAGTATGGAGTAAACCTCATTGTGGTTGGATCAAATCAATCTTGGATGGGCCCGCTTGGggttgtaacaccctggatttccgcttaccccgcagggattccggcctaccaagcatgtcaccagcttaatcaataatccccctaggtccgcttaccggctgcccaggaaatattgtttttgcctcccgcaggaatcgaaccatgtacctaggggttaagtacatattcatagcaattcctgctatgaatatatttgttttgtctctttcTTGATTACTACCTTTTCTTCTAACAATGAGTTATTAAGGACCATACTAGTATTGAGATTTATTCCCTAAGAGGTTGGAATATTCTTTGGTTGGAGTATGATTCTAAACTTATTTTGAATGCCTTGTTCAATATTGAACTTGCTCCTTGAAATAttaaaacaagatgaaaaagttGTATTCAATTTTTGAGAATATCTCAATCCACCCATTGATACTCTTAGGCACCTGGCGTAATTACATTTATGTCCCATGATTCCGGAGATACATATTAGGAAGCACTTTTTTTTgccaaaatttgtttttttttttgcggaGCTATATCTACGGAACGTCTTAGCGTCAGAACGTTTCTTTGATATATCTACGAAACATTCTGCTATACTTTGAACCAACTTGATCACTCCTtattgtttcttttcttcttcaacacACACCTTCATCAACCTAAAAAACTCTATGTCATCAATGAATCCTACACTGAATGACAACTCGACTACACAGTCTCCTTCTTATTATGAGCACGTTGATAAACTTTTTTTCCGAATCACCGACTCCTAAATTTCAAAAAAGTTTCATGATAGGAGCTCGCATAAGAAAACCACCTCCGACACCAACTCCACTAAAAATTCCATTCATGGACAAGATGTcggtttttatgcacaaatacattgaGTGAATCGTCAATGTTGAGGGGGACGGTAATTGCGGTTACCAGACCGCTTCAGATTTTCTCTGTAAGGGAGAGGATAGTCATGTGCTTGTCTGTCATTAACTTATACAAGAGTTGAAGACACATAAAGGCTCTTACGCGTGGTTATATGGAGAGAAAGATAAATATGAAGCGGTTTGCGAATCTCTTGTTCCTTGGTTGAGTGGTCACGCACCAGTGTCAAAATAGATGAGATTCCCGAAAATAGAGCATCTTATTGCTTGTGCAAATGATAGGGTGTGCATTGACTTGACGCGCTATGGGTTTTAGGAAACCTTTTTCCCGCTCCGCACCGCACCACCTAGGAATCCAAATGATCGCATCATGTGTATTGGATGGCTTTTAAAATCAAGtcattttgtacaagtttacttgaaaccaTGATGCCCCATTACCACCTACGTCGGCAGAATGGGTGACTCATTCTATCACAAATACCGAGACGTGGCCAAAATtttttgttgataggatgcacAGATTCAAAAGATTGAACAATATCGAAAAGGAATCGAATGCGGAAAAGTCAAAGATGtaaccaccaatagatttagccgaCGACACTTGCTTTGAATTTTGGAAGTGTAATATAGTCACTatttaacattgcaatataatcaaTTTTTAACATTTCAATATGCTAAGGTTCCTTATTATTCTGTTTTGTTGTAAAAGTGTAACAGTAAAAGTTCCATAGATGTAACTATGGAAGGTTTTTAATTTGCAGACTCTTGGTATTTTCCGTAGATATACCGACGGAACCAAAATATCTAGGTTCTTTCCGTGGATATAGCTACAGAAAGTTCTGTGATAGAAAATAGGTGATCCATATTCACCTAGGTATTCTATAAACTTGGGGTTTCTTATGTTGTctttcacacaaacacaaaaatgtctcaaTATGATATCAACATCCGTTGGTATGTCGCAAGTGTCTTCTACAACAACGGCAAGACACCCACGCGAATATTCAAACTCAACGATTACACCTTGCTCAGCGATATCAATGACAAAATCCACTAACGCCTACCTTACAGAGACAAACAAAAGGTTGTGAAGCTTGAGTATCGTTCATCTTAAGTTGACAACGAAGGGAATGTCATTAACAGCAACTTTGAGCTCAAGAACCGAGAGGATGTTTTGGCGATGTGGCGAATGTATTTcgattttgaagagaaaatcccgTTTGAGTTGGGTAGCGACAATATGAAGAACAGCCGAGCAAATCTTAGAGATGTGCAAGCGTCCACCGGGCTattgaaatgtaatatttaattttctattgATGTAGTaccaattttaattta
The DNA window shown above is from Vicia villosa cultivar HV-30 ecotype Madison, WI unplaced genomic scaffold, Vvil1.0 ctg.000364F_1_1, whole genome shotgun sequence and carries:
- the LOC131627444 gene encoding brassinosteroid-responsive RING protein 1-like; translated protein: MGFPVGYAEVLFPNLLLHTLTLLGLLRNLVFHLFHFLGLFEFLETDAIWPHTNAETSLTHEPTKPPSVSASLIRDLLPETKYGDLAGIEEGCSCAVCLLEFSTEEEIRCLRNCIHIFHRNCVDRWIDLDQKSCPLCRRAFVPDEMMEDYNQRLWEASGVTELYSYADYTSSF